From the genome of Streptomyces sp. V2I9:
AACGACCGGCCCCGGCGAAGCGGCTGGTATTACTGGTGTATGCAAGAAGAGACCGCACGGTCGGCGATCGACACGTTCCTCTCCGCGTTCAACGCCCTGGACGACCACTACGTCACCGAGCTGCTCTCCCGGGCCCTGACCTCCGACGTGGTCTTCTGGGGGCCGCTGGGCCGCAGCGAAGGGATCGCGGCGGTCGAGCAGTTCGTGCTGGACATCCGGCGTCACCCCGCGGGGGCCGGAACGATGGTGCGCTGTTCGGCGGTGGACATGCCTGACGAGTGGGCCCGGTACCGGTGGGCCTTCACGACCCCGGGCGGAGGCCCCCGGCTGGCGGGAACGGACGTCGTCCACCTGCGGCGCGGCCTCATCGACCAGGTCATCGTCTTCGCGGGAGAGATCAAGCCGTCCGACTTCTGAAGGCTTCTGCTCGGGGACCCTCGGGGACGCGGGCCCGAGGGCGGTACGGGGTCTACGCGCCGGACTCCTCGTAGCGGCGGGTCAGCTCGGCCGCGCCGGACTCGGTGAGCGAGCCGTGCAGCCGCATCCGGGCCACGCCGCCGTCGGGGAAGGCGTCGAGGCGGACGTGGGTGACGACGGCGTGGGCGCGCAGCACGAACCGGTGGAGGGTGTCGGGCTGGAGGCGGGTGCGCGGGATGATCTCGAACCACTCGCCGGTGTCGCCGTTGCGTCCCTGGAGGGCGATCCAGCCGGCGGCGTTGCCCTTGAGGTGGGCGGTGTCGATCTCGACCGCGCGGACCGCGCCCTGGGCGGCAAGGCGGAAGCGGACCCAGTCGTGGGTGCCGCGGACCCGGCGGCGGCGGTTCTCCCAGCCGTCGTCCATCTTGCGGGAGGTGCCCGGCAGGATGATCTGGGTGGGCGAGGAGTAGAAGCGGTCGGAGGCGTCCTCGTAACGGCCGCCGTTGAGGACCGAGATCAGGTCCACCGTGCCGAGCGCGGCGAGCCAGGCCGGATCCGGGACGACCTCGCCGTGCACGCGGAGGCGGGCGATGCCGCCGTCGGGGTGCTGGCAGAGGCGCAGGTGGGTGGAGCGGCGGCCGCCGGTGATCCCGAAGGCGTTGGCGGCGTGGCCGCGCACGGGGGTGGGCGGCAGGATCTCCTCCCACTTCACGTCGTCGGCGAGGAGCTGCTCGGGACTCGGGGCGCCGTCGACGGAGGTGGCCTGTACGGAGACGCGCTGCGGGTAGTTGCCGCGGAAGTGGGCGGTGTCCACGATCAGGCCGCGGATGATGCCGGGGGCGCCGAGTCGGACGATGGCCCAGTCGTGGTCCTCGGGGGCCGGGAAGGGGTGGTCGGCGTCCGTGCCGCGACGGCGGCGGGTCTCCCAGCCGTCCATGATCTTCCCCTTGTGGCCGAAGCGCTCGGGGTCGAAGACGGCGCGTTCGCGGATCAGCAGGTTCTCGCGCTCGGCGAAGAACTCGTCGGAGGCGGCGATCACCCCCGCGCCGAGGCGGCGGTCCGCGAGGTCGACCAGCTCGGTGAAGGGGAGGTCCCCGGCCTCGCGGTAGTCGGCGTAGGGGTCGCCGCCGCCGTACGGTGCGGCGTCGTTGGCGTGGGGGTCGGTGTCGGGATCCTGGAAGACGGGCTCGCTCGCGTCGAAGGTC
Proteins encoded in this window:
- the alc gene encoding allantoicase yields the protein MTFDASEPVFQDPDTDPHANDAAPYGGGDPYADYREAGDLPFTELVDLADRRLGAGVIAASDEFFAERENLLIRERAVFDPERFGHKGKIMDGWETRRRRGTDADHPFPAPEDHDWAIVRLGAPGIIRGLIVDTAHFRGNYPQRVSVQATSVDGAPSPEQLLADDVKWEEILPPTPVRGHAANAFGITGGRRSTHLRLCQHPDGGIARLRVHGEVVPDPAWLAALGTVDLISVLNGGRYEDASDRFYSSPTQIILPGTSRKMDDGWENRRRRVRGTHDWVRFRLAAQGAVRAVEIDTAHLKGNAAGWIALQGRNGDTGEWFEIIPRTRLQPDTLHRFVLRAHAVVTHVRLDAFPDGGVARMRLHGSLTESGAAELTRRYEESGA
- a CDS encoding nuclear transport factor 2 family protein — encoded protein: MQEETARSAIDTFLSAFNALDDHYVTELLSRALTSDVVFWGPLGRSEGIAAVEQFVLDIRRHPAGAGTMVRCSAVDMPDEWARYRWAFTTPGGGPRLAGTDVVHLRRGLIDQVIVFAGEIKPSDF